GCAAGACAGTGGGAGGAATTTCTTCAACTTGATGCTCAGAGGCGACAGCAACAAGCACGGCAACAAATGCCTGCATCAGGTTTCAGCGGTTATAAGCAGCCTACATATTCTGATTATGATAGCTCATCAGCTAATCCTCACTACAGTGGGGCTGGTTTGCCAATGGAATCAAGGACCAGGTACTCAAATCATGTAGAAAATTATCCTTCGAGGCCACATGACAATTATGGCGAGTTCCAGCGTCAGAGGCGTGAGGATTTTGGCAAAGCTTATAACCGATATTAAATTGGTGCATACAGTGCTGGAACTGATATTGGTGAGTTTTTTCACCCTTAATCAAGCGAGATTAAGACttagttttgtattttcttttagtttattcCCTTCAATATTTGATAATCCTCTCTGAGTTTTCATATTTCCATGATATTCTTTTTTGAAACTCATGGCAAGTTAGGCCTCACAGAAGAGGTTTGTGTTGGGTGCCGTGGATGGAAAGTatcattcaataatttttagcATTCTATCAACAGCATTATATATGCACAATGCGCTGGAGGCTGCAACTTTGTAAATTTTACTAGGTTTTTGGTTGGGCAGAAATGGTCGATGTTTGGGTTCTTTTTGTGGTATGTTGCTCCAAACTTTTTCAGGGTCAAGATCATTGTTGCTATGAGTAAATGCACGGGGGAGAGACCTAAACATAGGCAAGTATGTTGTTTGTGGGATCGACCTTGAGAATGGAATGGATGGACGTATCTATGTCAGAAGAATTTGTTCCTTTTAATTAGTGTTTCATTTCTGTTCAGAACTTTGTTGTAAGGGTAGTAGTTTTGATTTACTTAGGTAGGTGTGGCACACTTGTGAGTGTTCCAAACTCCTTAATGGATATGATAATTGCAGCAATGAATTACTTTTTGGCCTTTCAAACTTCCAACTCCAAATCTGTCACATTCATATGTCAAATGCTGGGGTGTGATTCCTGGTGTCACCCTCTCATGCGATGTCACTGCTTTCattaataagaatatatttCCAATAAACAAATTCTTTCCCTAGAATACAAAGTAGGGTAGTTTAATGTCTGATATGATATGTGCTTTGTCATATGCTAGTAAGTAAATCATCATATATACAGGTATTTTAACTATGAAATTGTGCCAAAatgaaatattcttttttttttattatttatttatttaaagtcTAAAACTTTTTGAACAAGTGAATTAAACATGCTCgaaatttattttgtcaaaattagtctctcaatttttttaaatcggttcaattaaatatagaatttttttttcttcttttctttttcctcttctcAGCATCACCATAACTACCTTAAACTTTGACCAACTTTCACTGTATGTTAGTTCGTTGGTGAGCAACGTGAGATTCGGAACAGAGAAGATGGTGATTTCAAAAGCTTTCTGATTTTAGTGATTGAGAAGACATTTGAGAAAATTGAGGTTACTATTCAACAACTCATAACATGAAAAACTGATTTGGAGAAGATCAGTTACTAAGTCATAGGAAGACTATGCATAGACCCCATATAGTAGAGGGTAAAAATTTAAGATCTAATTGCGTCATAATTAACTTTATGTGTTTAATTAATCTTTCTCAGAAAGTTTCTTTGACAATTTGTTATGAAGGATAAAGGGTAAGGTGTCctcatttcaaattttattggatttaggcTATTATGCAATTAAATATCCATTTGAGAAGGAAATCTTCAAGTTTGGGACAGAAGCGAAGCATATGAAACAAGGGTCTTCCTCAACTAAGTATTTGGGTCTCCACCTTCTTCTCTATTGGATTCCATTTAGCAGGTCAATTTCTTATATGCTTCACTCGTGACTTTTTTTGGCAATTTTATCAATTCCATAACGGGTTGTTTATGCCACCTTTGACTCAACGGGTTGTTTCCCAACCTTGAGTTTCATTTTATtctgtaaaatttaaaatttattttttaaaaaagttatttataataataataataacaataattatattaaataagcAAATTCTAAAACTTATTTGAGAAAATacaaatttgtaaaattattttttcaacatctgattaTAATTTCAATCATACCCTAAGCagacttttaaaaaaaatcataaagatGCATACCCAATATCCTTCTTTCTCTATAGAATACGATCTACATTGTACaaccaataatttttttagaatacaATCCAATTCACTGATTTTATTGCTCGGATTCAATTtagctattttttaaatttatgaatattttagttCAAATCTATCTTGACATATTTagttcaaattaattttaatttttataaaaatgagagaATGAGTTACAAACTTTCAAAAAATAGAGTGGATAcaataaaacatattaatattttatattaaattaaattatttaaattaatatttaaaaatcataataaaaaataaatattattacttttcaatattattgttattattatttttaataatgataataagtaaataattacAGTGGTGGTGATGCTGAGGGTGGTAGAGATGAGAGCagtttcaataaaaataattatggtaATAACTActtatgatttaattatattaattatatgaaaattataaaataatttttaaatattattataaatttatttaattattttatattttcaagtCACTTTctcactttttaaaaaatatataattaatttaagtcaaatatataaagatttggattaaaaagtctaattttctttgtaaaaaaactaaattatattagtgGCCAAATTCAACTtatttctaattctttttaacacTTCTTATAAGTTGTATttattctcataaaaatatttgacaaTCACTTTGCAAaacaacaataaaagaaaaaaaaagaaaaaaccttttcttttgctgATTATCTGATTTCACTAATCAATCCAATCAACAACGAAATTTATTTCTCTTGTTTTAACCGAGAATTAAGCCCTAAGGATAATAtttcatttctatttctttttcaaaaaatttaatactaattaaatttgtcaTAAACATTGTGACATACAAGAACAAAGTAAATCTAGTAAGTAGCAACAATAATCAACATTCAAGATCTATAGATAATGCagtcaaaatgtttattttatttttgccctatcaaataattcaattattcgactttcaataaaaagaaaagtataaactaaaaagtgatttattatattttaatggagAGATATTCGGTTGAGAAGATGGTTGCAGTTGCACAGGGTGTActgatataataatattaaaccCTAAATTGAAACTAATACTAACATAATCATAGGGAAGGGCAAAAGAATCTGCAACTGCAATATATGCGGTGCCCTTATCTTATCCAAATTAATCAATTGAAAAACTTTCAGAAGCCGGATGGCAATTGCAGTATGGAGCTCTCAAAAagcaaagataaaataaattttaaaaaagaacaatTACTGTTTCAAATTCGATGAGTTCTTAATTATCATTATCctataaacaaaatttaattattgtttttattaaagtttaaaaagTACTGACACctcttattaaataattaccGGCAATCACCAGTTGCCGTCTTTGAATAAGCCTGACACgttcaaacttttttttaatctttttccaCCATTACCAATAAACAGACAAATATCTCGTACTAgtgttttcttctctctttcttttgtggtttttttttttttttaatattttgtttttgttttggaGAGTGCTATAtttacattctttttaatgtttcGTAAAGGAGCTGCAAATTTAGGCGATGCATCTTGACGGAACCAAGTTTTGATCCTCCCTTCACTGACCTTGCTTCCTTTTAAAGGTGCATTATTgtgaattatttttgaatttaattgttCTATTGCCAAGTTAACGTATTTGGTTTGGCAATTATATGGTTTTGGTTGGTGGGTTAGGTTTAAGCTGCTTCTGgaagatgaaaagaaagtataaccaaaaaaagaaCTGAACTTTTGTTGTGggtgattttgattttttcattttccttcttttttttggatAGTATAGTTACTGACGTAGAGATCTGGTTTCTAATATGCCTTGTTTCATTTGAAAATGCAGGATTTTTTTTGGATTGCTTGAGGTCTTGGTGACTTTTTTTGTTCTATTGATTTTTCCAAAATGATCAAGGCTTTTGCTTAGTTCTTTCAGACTTTAGCTTTTATCTATCCTTTGGGCTTGAATTTAGACTGTAGTTGATAAAGAGGGTTATCTTTGTGTGAGCTTGGATAGTGTATCCTTCCATGAGATATTTTTGAAGCAGGAGGGTAATTCATGAAAGTGCTGGAGTTTTGGGATAAAAAGAACATTACATTTTACTTATAAATGGATACTGAACAGTGTTATAAAAATTTACCTGGGATGATGGATCATTTAGTCTCAAGAGAACGAGAGCTTGAAATAGATATTGAAAGTGGAGGGACAACTAGTGAAGAGGATGGATTGCATGATCTCATTTCAACAAATAAACAAAGTGAGAAACTCTTAAATAGCGTTTGGAGTGGGCGTTTAGGTTTTGATGGATTGgtgaattcatcaaaatttgGTGATATTGCTAATGAGAATGTTGAGTTGTTGCTAGGAAAAAATATAGAAGGGAAAGAGGGTCAACAACAGAACATGGGTTTTGGGAATAAGAAGGTTGTGGAAgataaacataagaaaaagaactcTAGAAAGGCTCCTAAACCACCTAGGCCTCCTAAAGGTCCATCACTAGATGCTGCAGATCAGAAGTTAGTTCAGGAAATTACTGAGCTTGCCATGAGAAAACGAGCTAGGATGGAGAGAATTAAAGCACTAAAGAAGATGAGAGCAGCAAAATCATCATCTTGGAATAGCAGCGTTTATGCCATGATCATCACTTTCCTCTTCTGCCTTGTCCTTATCTTTCAAGGTACTGTTGCGTTTTGGAATCTTTACCTGACTTAAtcttacttttctttattttctggTACCATAAATGTgtatcatataatataaataccaTTCTTGCGGTTTAGCTGTCTAACTATATGTAATTATTCAGATAGGGGCATGTGCCTGCAACAGGTTCCTGCTTTAGATATATGCTTACTGGAATAGGCATCTGGTATTCCTTGAAAAGAACCTATATTTGGTTTTTCGACTTTATGGTTTATGTTTTTGATAAGTTGGCCCTAGTCATTTTATATCAGCTCTTGTTAGTTGACTAATTACAATTCCAGCTTATCTGCAGCTCCTACCAGTTTACCCTAGTGTGTTGTCTAAAATAAGTC
The Ricinus communis isolate WT05 ecotype wild-type chromosome 1, ASM1957865v1, whole genome shotgun sequence DNA segment above includes these coding regions:
- the LOC8267307 gene encoding uncharacterized protein LOC8267307, with amino-acid sequence MDTEQCYKNLPGMMDHLVSRERELEIDIESGGTTSEEDGLHDLISTNKQSEKLLNSVWSGRLGFDGLVNSSKFGDIANENVELLLGKNIEGKEGQQQNMGFGNKKVVEDKHKKKNSRKAPKPPRPPKGPSLDAADQKLVQEITELAMRKRARMERIKALKKMRAAKSSSWNSSVYAMIITFLFCLVLIFQGICAKSSRSMFLQGSPEPAVAASEDLISIQFYKNPAFGIDGPGSGSPSLSEGQVSGSGLCKK